In Prochlorococcus marinus str. MIT 1214, one DNA window encodes the following:
- the cutA gene encoding divalent-cation tolerance protein CutA, with protein MTQSHLNHEIYIVLTTEVDKKNASKLADLLLRERLIPCVTFKDIESHFWWEGNINQSKEVQLIIKCKKENVNKVCNKIAELHSYEIPEIIYFPVSANINYHHWVNSI; from the coding sequence ATGACTCAATCTCATTTAAATCATGAAATTTATATAGTTCTAACTACTGAAGTCGACAAAAAAAATGCATCCAAATTAGCTGACTTACTCTTGAGAGAAAGATTAATACCTTGTGTAACTTTTAAAGATATCGAATCACATTTTTGGTGGGAAGGAAATATTAATCAATCGAAAGAAGTGCAATTAATAATTAAGTGTAAGAAGGAAAATGTAAACAAAGTTTGCAATAAGATTGCTGAATTGCATAGTTACGAAATACCAGAAATAATTTATTTTCCCGTTTCAGCTAATATAAATTACCATCATTGGGTGAATTCAATTTAA
- a CDS encoding adenosine kinase, with protein sequence MTNKRNNPSLDIVGIGNAIVDVLTTTDDYLLEKLSFKKGSMTLIDENKAKELYEMTTNRIQRSGGSVANSLACIAQLGGKAAFIGRVRNDKLGKIFTEEISTTGTIFKTPPSSIGPSTARCLIFVTPDAQRTMCTYLGASVLLEPKDIDLSAIMEAKILYLEGYLWDNPAAKNAFIKAAEIAKNAGRKVALSLSDSFCVSRHRESFIKLVEDHIDILFANEDEITTLYKTSLNASLEKLKKKCDLAAVTIGEKGSILISNGKEINIDPFILGKAVDTTGAGDLYAGGFLKGLADGLNPELSAKIGSICAGQIVTQLGSRSNTDLLKLINSHLGI encoded by the coding sequence ATGACTAACAAGAGAAACAATCCTTCACTAGACATAGTAGGAATTGGCAATGCAATTGTAGACGTATTAACAACAACTGATGATTATCTCCTAGAAAAACTATCTTTCAAGAAAGGGTCAATGACCTTGATTGATGAAAATAAGGCTAAAGAACTTTATGAAATGACTACCAACAGAATTCAGAGATCAGGAGGTTCTGTTGCTAATTCATTAGCATGTATAGCCCAGTTAGGAGGGAAGGCAGCCTTTATTGGAAGGGTAAGAAATGACAAGCTAGGAAAAATCTTTACAGAAGAAATATCAACAACTGGGACCATTTTTAAAACCCCACCATCATCCATTGGCCCCTCTACTGCAAGATGTCTTATTTTTGTCACTCCAGATGCTCAGAGAACTATGTGCACTTATCTAGGTGCTTCAGTTCTATTAGAACCTAAGGATATCGACCTCTCAGCAATCATGGAAGCAAAAATACTTTATTTAGAGGGGTATTTATGGGACAACCCAGCTGCTAAAAATGCATTTATTAAAGCGGCAGAAATAGCTAAAAATGCAGGTCGAAAAGTTGCTTTATCCCTTTCTGATTCATTTTGTGTAAGTAGACACCGTGAAAGTTTTATAAAACTAGTTGAAGATCACATAGATATATTATTTGCCAATGAAGATGAAATAACAACTTTGTATAAAACCTCTTTAAATGCATCACTTGAGAAATTGAAAAAGAAATGTGATCTTGCGGCAGTCACAATTGGTGAAAAAGGCTCAATTCTAATTTCAAATGGCAAAGAAATAAATATAGATCCTTTCATTCTGGGAAAGGCTGTTGACACCACAGGTGCAGGAGATCTTTATGCTGGAGGTTTTTTAAAAGGGCTTGCAGATGGTCTAAATCCAGAATTATCTGCAAAGATTGGATCTATTTGTGCAGGACAGATCGTTACACAATTAGGATCTCGATCTAATACTGATCTTTTAAAATTGATCAATTCGCATTTAGGAATCTAA